GTGCGCAGGGCAGCGCTCAGGGAGGGGCGGCCACAGCTGTCCCTGCTCCTCTGCACCCGCTGCTCACCTGCTGTGGGCATCCTCGGGGAGGCAGGGTGAGGGGTCAgcgagggggctgcggggctggagggggggcgGTGGCTGTAGGGGAGGCATCAGTGCggaggggctcctggggggctgTCCACCACTCCCAGCACCCGGGGCTGCGGCTGGTCCCTGGGTGCCGGCTGCAGCCCCCGTGCTGGAcccacctgggctggggcacggGCAGGGCGAGCGGGGAACCCCAGCAGCGCCCacgtccctgccctccctgctgcgCTGCGCAGCACTCACCGCTCCAGGGCCCaggcaggagcccagcagcagggccgaGCGCAGGCTGCTGTTGCTCTCGCACAGGCTCCTGTTCGTCGCCCTGCCCGGAGGAGCAGCCTGAGccccaggctggcagggacTGGGACAGGAGCTGGTCCCCGCAGCTGTCCCCTGCCACCGCTTCCCTGCCAGGCTCCTACATACTGCAGCATCCTGACGTAGCTCGTGAAGGCCAGGTtctcctccaccagctcccGCAGggcctgctgctctctgcagggaCACAGCATCCTCATGGCAGGGCCTCCGAAGGTTGGGGCTGCCCACAGCTTtccagccccggccccacagGGTTGGCAGAGGTGCTGGGACGGCCCCGGGACACCCGGTGTCACAGGGGCGGCCAACAGCAGGCCGGTGGGGACGTGCCAGCTGCTCTGCACGGGCTTCCCGACGGCTGCCGGTGCTCGCAGCACAGCTGGGTGGGCAGCGCTTCCCGACGGGAGCCTGGCCCCGGGCCCAGCACGAGCCCGGGGCTGCACCGGGGCCGTCCTGGCTACAGCcagggctgtgtggggcagccgtggggcagggtCTGGGGTCCCACctcgccccccgcgccccgcgtGCCACCTCGTGCGCCGCTGCGCCCGCTGCCCGAAGTCCctccgcagccgctccagctctgcctgcagctgggagacGCCGGCCTCGGCCTGCCGCAGGGTGCGCCGCAGCCGGGTGTTCTCCTGGGCGGGCAGAGTCCCGCTGGCACCGGCGGCGCAGCCCGGGGCCGCAGCCgtcccccgccccgcgcccgtACCTGCGTGGCGGCCCCGAGCCGCTGCTGCAGCCGCGCGACGCCCGCGCCCCGCCCGTGCCCCTgcatggccgggggggggggggggcacgggcggcagcccccgggcagccccgctccgGGCGGGACGGGGCCCTCCCCGCTCCGCTCCTGGGGccggtgggcgcggggcgccgGCGGACCCGCGACGGTCCCGGTCGGGCGCGAGCCGCCGCGCGGGGCCCCCGtcgggcggcagcggggccccgccggggccgcccccgccgtgTTTGCTctgcgggcggggcgggggcccggggccggcccgCATTCCTGCGGCCGCGCTCGTACCGCGCCCTCCGGCCGCCGGCCCCTCCGGGCTCGCTCCGGGCGCGGGCGggtgccgggggcagcggccgtccgtccgtccgtccgtccgttCTTGGCGGGGCTGGGCTCGGCCGCGGCGAGCAGAATGGGAGCGTGGTGTGACTGCGGTGGTGGGagaggggcagctgggggggagTGGGCGCGGGGATCAGGTGGAGGTGGGGATGGGAGCAGCCctggtgccagggctgggcGCAGGGCCTGGTGCTGGCTGTGAGCTGGGGCAGGACCGAGGGCGCTCCCTGGCTGCTCCCCTTCAGGCCAGGCCCCTGCCCCTTGCTCCATGCccccgcagggctgggggctgctggggtgtTGCTGGCACCTGCCGTGCCCAGACCCATGGCTGCTGTGTGCATGTGGGGCAGATGGCATAGGCTTAACTCAGagctttacattaaaaaaaaaaatgtattcaaggAGCTATTTACAATAACCACACGGCCAGGCAGGCGAGCTGAAGTGGAGGTGGCCAGCGCAGAGTGCTGCTCTCCtggcaggccccaggccagggCAGGAGCGATGCCAGAAGTGTGcatgggcaggagctgcctccctAGCTGGAGGGGCCGCAGCTGTAGCCGAGGCTGAGCACCCGCCACCCAGGTGGTCTCAGGCCGGCCCCTCGATGGCTGCAGCTCAATGCAGGACCAGCGTCCCTGCGAGCTGGTGTAGCAGAGCACACACCTCCTCGATCCCCCTGCGGTGCTCTGATGCTGCCTTTTCCTGGGACACGAGGTCAAGAGGGGCCCGGGCACAGGACCACGGCATGACCGGTGCACGGGGCCAGGCGCAGTCCGTCCCAGCAGGGACTACGTGGAGACACTGATACGGTGTGGGGCGCGTCGCCGCCGCAGGACGCGCAAGGCTGGGCTGCTCCGCCGGT
This Anser cygnoides isolate HZ-2024a breed goose chromosome 11, Taihu_goose_T2T_genome, whole genome shotgun sequence DNA region includes the following protein-coding sequences:
- the LOC125179809 gene encoding ras and EF-hand domain-containing protein-like, which codes for MPSAPHAHSSHGSGHGRCQQHPSSPQPCGGMEQGAGAWPEGEQPGSALGPAPAHSQHQALRPALAPGLLPSPPPPDPRAHSPPAAPLPPPQSHHAPILLAAAEPSPAKNGRTDGRTAAAPGTRPRPERARRGRRPEGAVRARPQECGPAPGPRPARRANTAGAAPAGPRCRPTGAPRGGSRPTGTVAGPPAPRAHRPQERSGEGPVPPGAGLPGGCRPCPPPPPAMQGHGRGAGVARLQQRLGAATQENTRLRRTLRQAEAGVSQLQAELERLRRDFGQRAQRRTREQQALRELVEENLAFTSYVRMLQATNRSLCESNSSLRSALLLGSCLGPGAPPPPLQPRSPLADPSPCLPEDAHSRYRGGSSPRPQLPATGPRQNSASSTDTASLSDAGSWSSEDARPTSPCWDTQDPAPPAEGCCQPAQHCCKRKLPAFPPEGSRAAEEPAPPCPMYRLVLAGDSGTGKSSFLMRLCMNEFRDVSATLGVDFQIKQLLVDGEQTTLQIWDTAGQERYRSIAQSYFRKAHGVLLLYDISSQSSFLSIRQWIEDIKQAAETALPLMLVGNKTDLRPGLPEAAGVRTAHGQKLAMVSSHSSGQGLGGPGPPPNSPALPQAHNCLFCETSAKDGTNVVEAVLHLAREVKRTAGSSSGHGVRLDASIPPPRAAPRCCRA